The stretch of DNA TACCCGTATCACGCAAGTGTGAGTACTCGCGGAAGAATCGATCGACACGGGGCTTGCCTGTGAAATCACGGCGAGCAAGAAATCTCGATTTCCCATTTTATCACGGAATAACTTGGCTACAACTGCGAAATGCTCAATCGCGGACTGTTTAAGAAGATGCGACGGGGAGCGAAATTTGTCTATTTTTGCGTCAAACAGGCGTGAGGAGACAGGCTTGAGGTGGTGAGTGGGAAGTCCATTTCGAACTGGCGGACTAGGCTCTAAGCTTCTCCCCCCGCGACCAATCACGAGAAATCGCTCCCCCGATTCTGGCCGCCGGCCACTAGCCACCGACCACTCTACACAGCCGACGACCCTGGTATATTCCCTAGATCACGTTGCATGGATTGCAGTGATTTGAGTAGAATTCACATCAATGCCGCGTGATGCGTTGTGGGCCCCGCAATGACGTGGGACGATTGCCCCCATTTAGGTTGGGAGAAACCGACGATGTTGCAAGTCGATATGGGAAACACGGAAAAGTACTGCGACGGCATGAGTCGCCGCAGCTTTGTACAGTTGGGCGTCGCCGGCATGGCGACTGCGGGATTGGCCGACGTGTTGCGTGCCAAGGAAACTGCGGCAGAGGGTCAACGGGATCGCTCAGTCATCTTGCTGTGGCTCGATGGCGGACCGGGGCACTTGGATCTTTACGATCTGAAACCGGAAGCACCGGCTGAGATTCGTGGTATGTGGAATCCCATTCCTACGAACGTCCCTGGGTTTGAAATCAGCGAACTGTTTCCCCAACAAGCAAAAATCGCCGACAAGTTTTCAATCGTCCGCTCACTCCATCACGGCACGGGCGATCACTTCGCCGGTGGGCATCGTATGCTGACCTCCAAAGCGATGGGTGTCAGCGGCGGGAACAAATCGGGCAAATTCCCTTCCCTCGGTTCCGTGATCACGCGCGAGTTGGGTGCCAAAAACCCGGGCATGCCCAGCTACATCAGCGTACCGGTTGCCAGTAGCATCGGCTTGCGTCCGGGCTACTTCGGCGGAAACTGGTTGGGCGTGCAACACGATCCGTTTCAGACTGGTGGGGATCCGAACAAAGATAAATTCAAAGTCAAAAACCTGAACCTGGCAAAAGGGTTGTCTTTAACCCGGTTGGAGGATCGCCGCGGGTTGTTGACGCAACTCGACACGATTCCCCGCAATGTCGAAAAGACCGCCACGTTCGATGCCATGGACCGGTTCGACAAAAACGCGTTTGAATTTGTCTCCGGTAAAAGCGCGCGGGAGGCTTTTGACCTCAGCCGTGAAGATCCACGGATTCGCGATCTCTATGGACGGCATACCTGGGGCCAAAGCACATTGTTGGCGCGACGGTTGGTCGAAGCCGGCGCACGGTTTGTCACTTGCCACTTTGGTGGCTGGGACAGTCACTGGGATCTCGAATCGAGAATGAACTCGTATTTGCCGCGGGTCGACGCAGCTGTGTCTGGATTGTTCAAAGACCTGGAGCAGCGCGGGCTGTTGGAAAGCACCATGGTTGTGCTCTGCGGCGAATTCAGCCGCACACCACGGATCAACGACGGTGGCAATGGCGGTCCTCCGTTGAGCAAGGGGACACCCGGTCGCGATCACTGGGGGGCTTCGATGTTCTGCCTGATGGGTGGCGGTGGCATTCGCGGCGGGCAGATAATCGGCTCGACCGATAGCAAGGGCTATCGACCGCTTACCCGCGCCGTCCGTCCGGAGCACATCCATGCCACAATCTACAAAGCCATGGGACTCAACCCGGCGCTACATCTCTTAGACCATCGCGGTCGCCCAACCCCGGTCCTGGAAGATCCCACCCCGATTTCGGAATTGCTGTAACCCCCGGCGCGGGTTCCACAATTTCAACCTTCTTTATGCGCGTCGGCGACGTTGCGAGTAACGTCGTTGAGAATTGATTGTGCGATCGGTCCATGGGCGGCGAACTTGAAAACGCGGGTGCTTTCTCCCGTGATGTCGATTTCAATCCGTAGCACATCGTCAGGCAAGACGCCGGCAACGCGGTCTGCCCATTCGATCAAGCAGACGCCTCCGGCTTCAAAGTATTCCTCGACGCCCAGATCCAGAAACTCATCGACGCTGCCCAACCGATACGTATCGAAATGAAAGACCGGCAGTCGACCGGCGTATTCTTGGATCAATACGAATGTTGGACTCGTAACCAACTTTTCGTCGACCTCCAGCGCCTTGGCAACGGCACGAGTCAGACGCGTCTTACCCGCACCGAGGTTGCCCACCAAAGCAATCACCGCCCCCGCTCGAGCAGCGCGTCCTATGGCAGCGCCTATTGCAGCAGTTTCGACTTCGTCATGTGACGTGTACGTCCAGGTTTTCGGGAAGGATGATTCGGAGCCGGGCACAGTGGGGCTTTCTCAATCAGCTGTCGTTACGGAAAATCAAAACCGGCGGCAATTATAACAGATGCTTCCAGCCTGACACCGGTAGGGGGATCACCTCACCGGCTGCGGTGCGCAATTGCATTTCGTTCCCGTCAACGACCGTGCCGATTCGCGACAGTGGGATCTCCAGCGGTGAGTTGGCCAACAACCGTACAGCGTCATCCTCTGAAACGGTAAACAACAACTCAAAGTCCTCACCGTCGGAGAGGGCATGTTCCCAAGCAGAGCGATCGTCTTGGCCGGCGGCGGTTTGGGCGGCTGGGCTGATGGGGATTGCCGACTCGTCTAAAATAACTCCCACGCCGCTTTCTTCGACAATGTGCTGCAAATCCGCTGCCAAGCCGTCGCTGACATCGAGCATGGCATGCAGGTCCACGGTTTCATGTAGCTTCAAGGCTTCGTTGATGCGGGGCGTGAAGTCGAGGTGTTTGCCCGCTAGACTGCCGCCCAATTCTCCGGTGACAAAGATCGCGTCACCTGGGCGAGCGCCGCTGCGGGTTACGGCGCCGCGGTCGGTTGTTTCACCCAAGGCGGTGATGCTGATGACCAGCGGACCTTGCCAGCTATTGGTATCTCCGCCGGCGATGGCGACACCGAATTGGTCGGCCAACTCCCCGATGCCGGCGTACAGTTCCTCGGCGAATTTCGCGGGGATACCACGGGGCAGGGCGAGGCTGATGACAGCTGCCAAGGGGCGTCCGGCCATCGCGGCAATATCGCTGAGATTGACCGCCAGTGCTTTATGGCCGATTTGCCGGGGCGTCGCCGGGGGCATGGTAAAATGCACCCCTTCCATCAGCATGTCGACCGTGACCAGACAGTTCGCCGGATTTGGAAAGGCTAATGCTGCGGTGTCATCGCCGATTCCCAGCGGGATACGTTCATGAGCGCGGGTCTGTTGGCGAATCCATGCGATCAGTTCAAATTCATGCCGGCCGGTGTTCACCCGAGTGGACCTTAGCTGATTGGGGTTAAAGAGACTCTCGCCCGGATTGTAGGCCCGTACCGATGTGCTGGGAAGGACCGTACGTCTCGGCGCATAAAAACACCGGACCCCAGCTAGCCACGGCGCTGGGATCCGGCGTTAGTCTTCTTACTGCAACCGGTGAGTCAAGGTGATGACAGTCCTAGCATCACGCAGCAGAGTCAGTAACTTTCAATCATGTGTCCATACCACCTGCAACACTAGTCTTGCAGGGGAAGGCTCAATGTTTTTTCGATAATTTGCTCTCCGCGAATGATATGGCATTTCACAGGTGCCAATTCCGAAGCGGCCGAGTTGGCGGTCAGCGATTTGCGTTGTTGATTGAAGGCATACGTCACATGCGTAATCTTATAGGCTTCCCACAACGCCAAGCCCACAACCACATCGCCGGACTTCACTCCTTTGGCAGCCGCTGGGCCGTTGGCACGGACTTCGATGACCTGCAATCCGCCCTTGTAGTGTTTTTGATACTTGTTGGGCAGTTGGTTTTGGCTGATGGAACGGAATCGCAAACCGAGAATCCGCCAGACCATTTGCTGTGGCGTATCTCCACGATAGGAACTGGTGTCACCATTGTTGGCACGAGCCACGATATTCGTGAGGGGTCGTTCGCCGTTGCGTCCGATGCGGAGTTGCAGGGCGACCTCAGAGCCATCGCGTCGTACTGTGACCGGCACCTCTTTGCCGGGATTGATTCCCAACAACGCTCGTTCGAAGTCTGCCCGATCCGACACTGCCACTTTACCCGCCTTGAGGACTTCATCGCCGGGCAACAACCCCGCTTGGAAAGCCGGGCTGTCGGAATGCGTTCCGCTGACAACCATCTTCTTCGTTTCAGGTGACCGGACATCCTTGGTGAGCAAGCCGTGGTAGGTGCCGAATTTTTCGTTGTCCAGCAATCGCGAAATCGTGCGGCGGGCATCATCGATGGGAATCGTGAAGCCGATTCGTTGTGCTCCGGCACGAATGGCGACGTTAATGCCGATGACTTCGCCGTCCAAGTTCACCAACGGCCCACCACTGTTGCCGGGATTGATGCTGGCGTCGGTTTGGATCAGGTTTTTGTAGCCGATCTTTTCATTGACTTCGACATTACGGCCCAATGCGCTAATGATGCCGCGAGTGATCGTGTGGGTGTATCCAAACGCATTGCCCACAGCGAAGACGGTTTCGCCTCGCATCAAGTCACAGGATGTTCCAAAGGGAGCGACGGGCAGCGAGCGTCCGAAGTCGACTTTGATGATCGCCAAGTCCTGACGGCTGTCAAAGGAGATGACATTGGCTTTGGCTTGCGTGCCATCGATCAATTCGACGCGAATCGCGTCTTGGTCGACGTTGTGAATCACGTGCTCGTTGGTAACGATGTAGCCTCGTTCGTCAACAATCACACCGGTTCCCATGCCGTTCACCTTTTTCGGCGAGCCGAATACAGGGTCTTTGGATTGGGTTTTTTCGGTGTGGATATTAACGACAGATTTTTCGACACGCTGGACCGCATTGACCAGCGGTGTCATACGGCGTTCCGATCCAACGCCGTCATTCACCAACCATGTCAAAAGGAGCGCACAACAGAGTCCGGTAATTTGAATCCGTGGTTGCATAAGTCGGGTTCTTCTCGGCGCGGGGGTCTCAAACCGAGGTTGCATCCAGCAACTTCCGGTTCAACGAATGGCAGCGTCATCAAACTGCAGGCGAGACTCAGATCCGTTGTATCTCGATACCAAAGGTCGGGGCGATGTCCGTTAGAATTTCCAATCGGCCACGCAACCCAAAATTGGTTACCCTTCCGCTGCGGGGTCGGCACGTAGTGTCTGTAGCGATTAGGTAATTCGCTAATTGGGTGAATCCGCATATCTCGAAACATTTTCTTCTCAAGTCAACGTACGCTAGAATGCTGTTTTGATATGCCGACACGGCAAATCTCATAGCCTACCGAGATGCTGTGATTTGTAACGGCCACTCAAAATGCTTAACCCGAACGGTCCCATACTCAAATGGCCCCGACCGGGTGGCAACTGCAAACCCGTTTCCCTCAATATAGACAGCAAAGAAACCCGCCATGTCTCGTCGCGAAAAACTCGAGGAATTATTGGCCGCAGATCCGACCGACACTTTTCTGCAATACAGTATCGCCATGGAATACCGAACCGAGGGTGACCTGCCGGCCGCCGAAGTACGATTTCAAACCTTGTTGAAGGCGTCGCCCGACTACGTCCCGACATATTTTCGGCTGGGCGAGGTGTATACGGAACTCGATCGGATCACCGACGCGCGCGAGATCCTGACAACGGGCATCGAAACCGCTCTGCGTATCGGCGACCAGCATGCCGCCGGCGAAATGACCGAATTCCGGGCGAGCTTGGACGATGCCGGATAGGCCGCACTGCAGGTGACGCGGAGATTTCTCAAAACCCTCGACGTTGACAGTCGCAGCAGCTGCTCACTTCGCCCACGACGGCAACACCTGGGTGTCGATGCCGAAGATGGGGATCACCAATAAATAGGTGACCGCAGTGATGAGCAATACGCCCAGCAGGTTCAACAAGATTCCATAGCGAACCATGTCGAGCACGCGAATCCGACCCGAGCCAAATACGATGGCATTGGGGGGCGTGGCAATCGGCAACATGAAAGCACAGCTTGTGGAGACCGTTGCCGGTAGCATGAACAAACGGGGATCGATTCCCAAGCTGACGGCCGCTGCTCCTAAGATCGGCAAAAAGATTTGCGTTGTGGCGACGTTGGAAGTGAACTCCGTAAGAAACGTCAACAGCAGGCAAATTCCCAGCACCATGACCAGGGGATGGCTACCGGCCGCATATTCGGTGAACAGGGTCCCGAAATAAACAGAAAGCTGAGAATTCTCAAACCCAGCAGCAATCGCAAAGCCGCCTCCAAACAGCAACAGCAATCCCCAGGGGAGTCGCGATGCTGTCTCCCAATCCATCAGGAACCGCAGTTTTCCTTGTTCATCGCGTCCACCGGGCAGGCAGAACATGAGCACGACCATCGCCATCACCGTGGTGGAGTCATGCAGAAAACGATGCGTGAACGAACCGGCGATTTGGCGTGCGGCCAACCAGTTTTCTAGCCAGGTTGCCCAACCCTCAAAGATAACGTGATCCTGAAACTGGAATTTACCCCGCAAAACCCACAAGCAGGCGGTCATCACAAATACGCCGAACATCAGCATTTCGCCCATGGTGGGCGGTCCCAACTCTCGAATGCGGTCGCGAAAAAAGCCGCGTCCCAGCGCCGCCAATTGCGGCTGCGGTGGCATTCTTAAGGTCAACAAGACCCACGCGCAAAAAATCAACAGCATCCCCAACGGCACAAATGCCATCATCCATTGTCCGGCGGTGATTTCCGGTCCCTCGGCAAAATGCTGGTCCCAGACTCCCAAAAAGGCGATGTTCGTCGGCGTCCCCACCAAGGTTGTCGAGCCTCCCATGCTGGCGGCATAGGCGATGCCCAGCAACAGCGCCAAGGAGAGCCGCGACAAATCGGGGCGCTCTCCCGATTCTTGTTTGGCGGACAAGACTTCTTCGAGCGAAGTTAAGATCGCCAGCGCGATGGGCAGCATCAAGAGCGTCGAGGCGGTGTTGCTGATCCACATCGATAAAAATGCCGTAGCGCACATGAACCCCAACACGATCCGTCGCGGGCCGGTGCCGATCAGTCGGACGATATGAAAAGCGATCCGTCGGTGCAGTCCCCAACGTTCGATTCCCAACGCGATCATGAACCCGCCCATTGCCAACACAATGCTTTGGTTCATGTAGGCCGTGGGGACTTCCTTAGCGGGCTGAATCCCCAAGAGAGGAAACAGGGCCAACGGCAGCAAACTGGTGGCGGCAATGGGAACGGCTTGCGTGACCCACCACATGACCATCCACAAAACGACTGCCACGAGTCGATGTGCCTCGACCGACATACCTTCGGGGAGGGGACTGAACAACACGCCCAGGAACAGCAGCGGTCCGCACACCAATCCGGTCCGCCCTAC from Symmachiella dynata encodes:
- a CDS encoding DUF1501 domain-containing protein, whose translation is MLQVDMGNTEKYCDGMSRRSFVQLGVAGMATAGLADVLRAKETAAEGQRDRSVILLWLDGGPGHLDLYDLKPEAPAEIRGMWNPIPTNVPGFEISELFPQQAKIADKFSIVRSLHHGTGDHFAGGHRMLTSKAMGVSGGNKSGKFPSLGSVITRELGAKNPGMPSYISVPVASSIGLRPGYFGGNWLGVQHDPFQTGGDPNKDKFKVKNLNLAKGLSLTRLEDRRGLLTQLDTIPRNVEKTATFDAMDRFDKNAFEFVSGKSAREAFDLSREDPRIRDLYGRHTWGQSTLLARRLVEAGARFVTCHFGGWDSHWDLESRMNSYLPRVDAAVSGLFKDLEQRGLLESTMVVLCGEFSRTPRINDGGNGGPPLSKGTPGRDHWGASMFCLMGGGGIRGGQIIGSTDSKGYRPLTRAVRPEHIHATIYKAMGLNPALHLLDHRGRPTPVLEDPTPISELL
- the tsaE gene encoding tRNA (adenosine(37)-N6)-threonylcarbamoyltransferase complex ATPase subunit type 1 TsaE codes for the protein MPGSESSFPKTWTYTSHDEVETAAIGAAIGRAARAGAVIALVGNLGAGKTRLTRAVAKALEVDEKLVTSPTFVLIQEYAGRLPVFHFDTYRLGSVDEFLDLGVEEYFEAGGVCLIEWADRVAGVLPDDVLRIEIDITGESTRVFKFAAHGPIAQSILNDVTRNVADAHKEG
- a CDS encoding thiamine-phosphate kinase; amino-acid sequence: MNTGRHEFELIAWIRQQTRAHERIPLGIGDDTAALAFPNPANCLVTVDMLMEGVHFTMPPATPRQIGHKALAVNLSDIAAMAGRPLAAVISLALPRGIPAKFAEELYAGIGELADQFGVAIAGGDTNSWQGPLVISITALGETTDRGAVTRSGARPGDAIFVTGELGGSLAGKHLDFTPRINEALKLHETVDLHAMLDVSDGLAADLQHIVEESGVGVILDESAIPISPAAQTAAGQDDRSAWEHALSDGEDFELLFTVSEDDAVRLLANSPLEIPLSRIGTVVDGNEMQLRTAAGEVIPLPVSGWKHLL
- a CDS encoding trypsin-like peptidase domain-containing protein, whose product is MQPRIQITGLCCALLLTWLVNDGVGSERRMTPLVNAVQRVEKSVVNIHTEKTQSKDPVFGSPKKVNGMGTGVIVDERGYIVTNEHVIHNVDQDAIRVELIDGTQAKANVISFDSRQDLAIIKVDFGRSLPVAPFGTSCDLMRGETVFAVGNAFGYTHTITRGIISALGRNVEVNEKIGYKNLIQTDASINPGNSGGPLVNLDGEVIGINVAIRAGAQRIGFTIPIDDARRTISRLLDNEKFGTYHGLLTKDVRSPETKKMVVSGTHSDSPAFQAGLLPGDEVLKAGKVAVSDRADFERALLGINPGKEVPVTVRRDGSEVALQLRIGRNGERPLTNIVARANNGDTSSYRGDTPQQMVWRILGLRFRSISQNQLPNKYQKHYKGGLQVIEVRANGPAAAKGVKSGDVVVGLALWEAYKITHVTYAFNQQRKSLTANSAASELAPVKCHIIRGEQIIEKTLSLPLQD
- a CDS encoding tetratricopeptide repeat protein, whose product is MSRREKLEELLAADPTDTFLQYSIAMEYRTEGDLPAAEVRFQTLLKASPDYVPTYFRLGEVYTELDRITDAREILTTGIETALRIGDQHAAGEMTEFRASLDDAG
- a CDS encoding SLC13 family permease; amino-acid sequence: MSSNAYEAMPTPVGRTGLVCGPLLFLGVLFSPLPEGMSVEAHRLVAVVLWMVMWWVTQAVPIAATSLLPLALFPLLGIQPAKEVPTAYMNQSIVLAMGGFMIALGIERWGLHRRIAFHIVRLIGTGPRRIVLGFMCATAFLSMWISNTASTLLMLPIALAILTSLEEVLSAKQESGERPDLSRLSLALLLGIAYAASMGGSTTLVGTPTNIAFLGVWDQHFAEGPEITAGQWMMAFVPLGMLLIFCAWVLLTLRMPPQPQLAALGRGFFRDRIRELGPPTMGEMLMFGVFVMTACLWVLRGKFQFQDHVIFEGWATWLENWLAARQIAGSFTHRFLHDSTTVMAMVVLMFCLPGGRDEQGKLRFLMDWETASRLPWGLLLLFGGGFAIAAGFENSQLSVYFGTLFTEYAAGSHPLVMVLGICLLLTFLTEFTSNVATTQIFLPILGAAAVSLGIDPRLFMLPATVSTSCAFMLPIATPPNAIVFGSGRIRVLDMVRYGILLNLLGVLLITAVTYLLVIPIFGIDTQVLPSWAK